From the genome of Candidatus Defluviilinea proxima:
TCGAATCCATTGAAGAAGCTGAAGAACTGTCCCGTTTTTTCTTTGGCGATGAATTGGGCGATAAGGTCAAGAAAAATAACTGGGTGGTTCTACCTGAATGTACAGGGGTATGGTGGTTGAAAGTTTAGGCTTGTTTTTTGAAGCCGTTCTTGATCGCCATGGCAAGGCCTATTAACAATAATATAACTGTTATCCCAGCAAACGACCATTTGACCAACGTAAAGACTGCTGAAATCCATGCAAGCGCAGACGGTGTAGATGGATAAATAGTCAACATGATCACAATGCAGATGTTTTCAAGCAGATCGAACAGCCAGGCCCCGAATGGAAGAACGTTGTATTTTTGCATCTTGCTATTGGATGCAAATCCGCGTTGGAAAAGCCAGGTGATTGCGAGCGAAAAGAAGAGCGTGTAGACAATGGGGTAAATAATGTCGCCTGTCATTTCAAACGTGCGATACGACATGCGCAATTCAGGGCTATAAGCCTCGATCATTCCATATATTTTTTCGGGCGTATAAAAAAGTTGCAGGTCGATGGGGCCGAAACCACCAGAGCCCGCTTCGATCTTTGCCTGCTGACCCGGCAGGATCACCGCGTTGAAGATCATTTCACCCGCAAGAAATAAAAGAACGAGCCAGCCGTTCACATATTTTCTCAACGTGTCGGAAAGTTTGGTAAGCATACATTCTCCTGTAAGTTTGATGTGTATTATTGTGCAGAACACCAAATTTTCAACGGAGATACTTTTTTGTAAACGGTCTCACTTGATAAAGGCTTCTGCGATGTTGGCGAGAGTATCGTGAATTCGTTCTTTGTGGCGGAAGATAATATCGAGAGTTTCCATCTCTTCCAATGTGAAGTACCCAAAATCGGATGTTTCATCGCTAAGGCCTAATTCGCCTCCGATCACCTCTGCTTCGAAATGCAGGGCGACGATATGGGCTTTGTTGCCATCGGGATATATGACAAGTTGATCGGGATGACTGTACACGCCGACGAAACGCTTCACTCTTACACTCAAGCCTGTTTCCTCGAAAACTTCCCTTTCGCACCCCTCAGCCACGGACTCGCCCGGCTCCACGCCGCCGCTTGGTAAACACCATTGACCGTTGTCCTGACGTTTGGTTAAGAGCACACGTCCTTGTTCATCGAAGATGGCGGCTGAACAGCCGAGGCGGATCTTGCCTTGTTTGGCGATGCGCTCGCCGTAGAGGATTTGGGTCATGATAACCTCCCGTAAAAAATTGTAGGGGCAGGTCTCAGACCTGCCCCTACTTGTTATTTTATAAACGTCCCGTTGCGTAATTCTTTTAGCGTCTGCTGAATTTCTTCGATGGTATTCATCACAAAGGGACCATACGGCACGATGGGTTCTTTGAACGGTGCACCAGCCATCAACATAAAGCGGACAGTGTTATTCTCGGTCTTGACAGTGATGTGGTCGCCATCGGCATATTTGACCATTTTAGGAGCGTCGATGGTTTCGCCCGAGAAGACTCCTTCACCTTCAAAGACGTAGGTGATGAGGGTGTGTCCGCTGGGGATGGGGAACTGCCACTCGATACCCGGAGCAAGCTCAACGTCCATGTAAAGAGGCGAGGCGGCGATATCTGTGACAGGGCCGGTGACTCCTTCCACTGTCCCTGTGACAACGCGGATTTTGACTCCGTCTTTTTCATACGTGGGGATCGTGGTTGAGTTGACTTCCTGATAGCGTGGCTCGGACATTTTGAGATGCGATGGGAGGTTGACCCAAAGCTGGAAGCCGTAGATGTTGCCACTGGGGCCACGGCGGGGCATCTCTTCGTGCAAGATGCCGCGACCGGCGCTCATCCATTGCACATCGCCGGGGCCGATGGTGCCTTCGTTGCCGAGGCTATCGCGGTGAGCGGTGGAGCCTTCGAGCATGTAAGTGACGGTTTCGATGCCGCGATGTGGATGATACGGGAAGCCGCGCATGGGGCCTTCGAGTGGATCGTTGAATGCGAAGTGGTCGAAGAGCAGGAAGGGGTCGAACAGGTTGCTGGTCTTGGGCCCGAAAGAGCGGAGCAAACGCACGCCCGCGCCCTCAATGGCAGTTTGTGGTTCGATGGTTTGGGAGATAGTTCTAAGGTTAGTGTTCATGTTGTGTAGATGAGGTGGGATGAGGCGATATTACTATTTCAACTATACAGGGCGCCCGGTCCATGGGCCAACGCCTACAATTTTATCGACTCGAATCCTTATGACATAACCTGGTGGAGGATTTTCCATGGGCGGGAACTTGACCCCTGGCCTGATGTACACCTCTGCCAGTTTCTGTAAGAGTTCAGGTGCTCCGCCTTCTTCTACTTGAGCTTCTCCATACAGCACGGCATATTCAGTAAGCTCCATATTGCTTTTGGTGTTTGCTTGAAGAGATATAACGACTCGCGGATCACGCAGAACGTTCTTGACCTTTTGGTTTTTGGGAAGATGGGCTGTGACGAGGTGTTCACCATCTACGCCGACCCAGACGAGGGTTACTTGTGGACTGCCATCAGGATTCAGGGTTACCAAATGAGCAGGACAACCTGATTCGATCAGTGCTTTGATCTCGGATGGAATGTTCATAGATGGCCTCTATAGAGTCGGTTCGCTGGTTTGATCTTTAACTTCATCATCTTCCAGCACTATATCCCGTGTACGATATTCCTCATAATCTACAACAAGCCTGTCATATTCTGCGTCCATGAGCGGGGACGAGATCATGAAATCTGCTGAGGTGCGATTGCAAGCCATGGGAATGTTCCATACGACTGCCATGCGGAGCAGAGCCTTTACATCAGGGTCGTGAGGCATGGGTTCGAGCGGATCCCAGAAGAAGATGAGGAAGTCGATTTCGTTCTCGACGATCTTGGCGCCGATCTGTTGATCTCCGCCCAGTGGGCCGCTTTGGAGCAGATTGATCTTCAAACCAAGTTCGCGCTGAAGGACGGTCCCTGTTGTCCCTGTGGCGTAGAGTTCGTGATGAGCTAAAAGGGTTTTGTTGTATTTTGCCCATTCCAACAAGTCCTTTTTCTTATTGTCATGTGCGACAAGAGCGATTTTCTTGTCATGTTTCATCAATATCTTTTTTGTGCGATTTGTTTACTCATTTTTTATCCGTTATTTCTTCAGCGCTGTTTCCGCTTCGCCTAAGTGCTCGTTGCGATGATCTGCACGGAATACCCAACGCCTATATTGATTGTGAACTTCTTCCAACAGCGTCTCAGGATATGTCTCGAGACGTTTATCCACGGCCTCGGCACTTTCCAGTGCAATGCGTACCGCATCGCGTGGTGGAATAACCTCCCATAGTGGGAGGGATATATCATTGATGACAACATCTAGCTCTGGATAAGTCAACTTACCTGCCTTCTCGGTCATATCCAGTACAACCAGCGTACGCCTTTCCCACCATGCGAGATGGACATACACGATTGATACCGTCCAGTGCTCGCCGACCTTGGTTTGCATTTGCTCATCGGTCAAGCCCTCGGCCAGTTTCCGCATCCGTTCGCGGGATGCGTTGTTGAGTTCAATAAAAGAGCGGTCAACAGTCATCGTTTGTTCCTCTTTTCTATTTTGGTTTATCTGTTATGTGCGTTGTGCCTAAAACTTCTTTTACAGTAAATATTTCCTTGCCTGAAACCCATACACGATACAGTGGCTCTTTTACAACGGGTGTGGGTATCTTATCTTGAAATGGGCGTAATCCGTGGCTTTCGAGTTTCGCCTGCAATTCATTTGCCAGTGATTGGGATAAAAAAACACCGATGCAATGGTCGTGGCGAAACTTCATCATGAAATTGAAAAAGTATTCGCACGCTTCTTCCTCACTGGGTGATGTGAATTCGGGCGCACTATCCACACCGCGTTCTGTGTAATAAACCTGCCATTCTCTTCCGTTGTGTGTCAGGCAGTGCGCATCTGAAGCGCCTCCGCGTGAGCCGATGGCATAATAGCCAGGATTACAGCCTTCTTCTTGCAAGCGTTTCTCAAGTTCTTGAATGTTCATACGATGGATTGTTTACAACTTCCACATTGGACGGACCTTGGTTTTTTCCTTCTCGATATCATTGCCGACCAGTCGTTCCCACAAAGTAAAACCTGCATATCGTTCAACTTTTTTTGTTGCTGTCAAAAAATCGCTCAGAGGCTTGGTCGTTGCTTCGTTGGGAATCATGAACGTCCACATGCTCAATCTTCCTTTATTGTCCTCAGTCAGAATCGATTTAAAGAATCCATGTGGGATCGGTAAAGTAACGCCTTTATTTCCCTTGGGTTGTATTGTCACGATCGGTACATCGAAATTAAAGATCGGCCCGCAAATCACATAGGTTTCCAAAACTTCTTTTTGCGCATCCAACTTCCTAACCGCATCTTCCAATTCCTTCCAAATTCCCCGGTTGAAAGACGGCACCTGTGGCGACATATTCGAAAGTAAAAAGGTCTCGCTGTTTTGTATCTCGGTTTCCGCTTGGTTCGCACTTGCCACGAGATGGCCACGGTCAAATCCCGATGCTTCGTAATCCGCAAGGTCAGCCCTGAACAACTCCGGCAATCGCAAATCAGGGCGGAAGTTGTCGAATCGTTCCACGTCTGAATCGTCCGGATCAACGATCTCCAGCGCCCATTTTGCCTGCCTGAAATAATACGAATATCCAACGGTGTAAAAGCGGTTGACCAAGATCTGATCCGCCGCAGGCATTCCATATCTCGTCTCGCGATTTAAACCTTGATAGTCCGACATAGCTTACTCCTTTTGTTTGTGGATGAAAGAAACCGCTTCTTTCTTAACGGACAGTTGATCCCGTCCGAATTACTTTACAGCACTCAAGCGTTGACTCTCCAAATGGCCTCCCGCCTCAGCCTTATCCAACACCGACAAAATGCTCCGCACCAACTCACGTGCGGCATCCTCGCTTAATTCCACAGCGACACGTGCCGAAGGCCCCTGCGATTCGTTGACGAAGTCAATGTTGAGCGCATGTTCATACGGAGCATTGAAAGGATGGTCGTAAGAGACATTGGCACCCTCCAACTTGAACCAACCGCTCGTCCCTTTGCCGCTTCCCTCGATCTTTACCTTTTCTACGATCATTGTGCACATAACAGCTTTTCCTTTTGGGACACGGATTTTACGGATACCACGGATTCTTATCTGTAAATCACGGAAAAATTCCGTCTCGTCCGTATGATCCGTGTCCAAGAATTTTTTACGAAAGATTCTTCTCTAAAAATGCAAAAACCTTTTTCCACCCATCTAAGGCCTGATCCTTGCGATAAGCGGAATAAATGTAATAAAAGAATCCATGCCCAGCGCCATCGTAGCGATGGAACTCATAGTCTTTGCCATGTTTTTTCAAAGCTTCTTCATGCTCGTTCACTTGTTCTGGTGTCGGACTGGTATCTTCATTTCCAAATAACCCCAATATCGGGCAGGGCAGGTCCTTGGTGTAATCGATCGGCGCTACCGGGTTCTTCTCATTTAGCTGATCGGCTGGGATCACAACACGTCCGCCCCAGCAATCAATAACTGCATCAAAACCTGGTGCGCGACATGCTGTGAGATAAGCATGTCTACCACCGGAACATGTGCCAAAGATGCCTACCTTGCCATTCACGTAAGGCAATCCACGCAGGTATTTCATCGCACCCGCAAGATCGGCTACGGCTTGATCGTCCGGCACGCCACCGTCTGCACGGACTTTGGCCGCCACATCTTCTGGCGTGCCGTGTCCCGCACGGATGTAAAGATTCGGCATAAGGGTCACGTATCCATGGTTGGCAAACTTGAAAGCAGTTTCACGATACCACTCATCCCAGCCCGGCATATGATGTGCCAGAACCAATGCGGGATACGGCCCCGGCCCGAGAGGGCGCGCAAAATAGGCATTGATCATGTCCCCATTCGCGCCGGAGTGGGTGACCGTTTCTGCGATAATTCCTTCATACATATCTGTTGTATACATCGCTCTACTCCTTTGGTTTTACTTCGACCATGATTGCAACTCGATCATATTCCCTTCGGGGTCGGTCATGTAGCACCACGTGACTTTACTTCCCACTTTTGTCGTCAATGTGACGATTTCCCCAACGGCACCTCCACCGTTTGCTTCTACAAGTTTGCGCATCTCGTGAACATCGTCCACCTCAAACGCGAGATGCCCAAACCCGGGACGGTTAACCACGGTCTTCGGGCGAGGTTCAAATTGTTCGTAGTTATATATCTCAAGCGTCGGTCCGCTATCGCCATAGCCGGGCAGGCGTAAATGAGCGCCCGTCATATGCGCGCCTGTAAGTCCCGTCCCAGCATCGAGCGCATCGCCTTGATAATCTCGCTCAGGAGGCACAAAGACACAGCCAAAAACATCGGTGTAGAACTTAGCCAGCTTCTTCCAGTCTTCCGCAACCAGATTGGTGTGAACATACTTCACAGACATATCTGCTCCTCCTTATATTGACCAGGGCTCTGCTTTGACGTCCAATTCGTCAGACCAGCGATATTGAAGTGTGGTAATTTCTTTTATGATATCTTCCGACAAAGGCTTGATGTTTCTTGCCGCATCAATGAATTCCTTGAACCTTTCGGGGCTACTTGTAGCTCCAACAGTAGCGCACACCTGCGGGAAACTATGAGCAAAACGTACGCAGAACTCTGTCCAGCTCTTGATACCGGAGCGTTCAAAGATCGGAGCCACTTCAACAGCTCGTTCCTGTAAATACGGTTTCCATGCCGCGCCGGGCACATCACGTAATGTATGAACATTCCCGCCTGAAACAGTGCGCATGGCAACAATGGTTTCTTTTCTTTCAATCAGTAAGTCCCACAGTTCATTTGATGCAAAGCGTTGTAATGGGTTGAGGTAGAAGATGTATCCATCCACAATGCCTTTTGGGTATCCGCCCTGTAGCGCTTTCAATGGCGTGTTCGATGTCCACGGAAATACTTCAACGACAAAACGATTGACCAAGCCATCTTCTTTGATTTTGGCGAAGGCTTCATAACATTTGCCGCCGTTCGCAAATTGTTCTGCAAGTTCACCGCTTAAGCACAATTGCCCCAATTCCAGATTTTTAACACCAAGAGCTTCGATATGTTGGATAATCGTATTGCGTAACTCATCTGCATTATTCCAGCCATTTTTTACGATCAATTTTGGAACCTTATTTCGTTCCTCGTCAAATGCGATTCGTAAAACTTTCAATGCATCGCCGTAGGCGTGACTGGTGTGAAACCATACGCCTGAATCCATTGCGACGTGTGCCATCTTTACGCGCTCAGAGAATGCGATCTTATCGTCGCCCAATCTTGTCGTTCCATATACATACGGGGAAATGTCGGTAAGCATAGATGTCCTTGTCGATGTGATAAATGTATTATACATCCCCTGTTTGTTGTAATTACCAGCTTGTAATCGTATTCATGATCGCCGCAACACTTCGCGGGTACTCAATGGATTCGTCTGTTACGCCCAGCTCCAATATTTGGGATGATGCAGACGCAAGCCATTCGTCCAAATAAGAGTTGAACAACGCTGTATCTTCTGCGCTTGCGATGTTAATGCGCTTCCTTCTGGACAATCGGCCTGCTACTGTTTCTTCATCCGTTCTCAAGCGGACGATGAGTTCAGGCGGTGGAAGTAGTTCGCGGGTGAGTAGATAAAATCGTCGGCATAGATCAAATTCATTTTGGCTGAGCAGGTTTCGGTTAAGAAAGAGGCGTGTGAATCCCTGAAAATCCAGATCAAGGCCACCATCCATCAATCCGATCTTTTGTGTTGTGTATCTGAGACCTTTTTCCTGTTCGGCACGCAAGAGGAGATAGTCCATTTGATTTGCGAATATGTATCGTGAATCTTGTTTTGCCAGTGTTTGAAAGGGACGCTCGGCATGTTGTTCAAGTGCTGTGCTGAATTGCCCTGTCTTTGCGAGAGCTTGTGCGAGCACTGTTTTTCCCACGCCGCTGGGGCCGATGATCGTAATAATTTTGTTCATATATGATTCCATGATCGATGTATGATGCGTTGTTGTAATGTATGACTCTGTTTTGCCTATGGTAAAATTTCTTTATTGAAATATGACAGATCCTATCGTTATTACATCTGATGATCCGATTCTTGAACGTCTTGATTTTAAACCTTACCGGAGTAAGGTTGAGAGGCGTGTGATCCCGTTCTTTCCATCACCTGACGACCCGCAAACAATGGACGTGCATACCCCTTGGGGTGCGACGTTGACTGCGAGGAAAGGGGATTTTTTAGTTAGTGAAATTAATGCCCCGAATGATTACTGGCCGATCGATCCAACGATATTTGAGGAGAGTTATATCCTTACGCGGCCGGGCTATTGTGCCAAGAATGCCATCACCCTGCTTGTGCCGATGACTGATATAGTCAATGGCGATCCTGACCAGACCGTTACAGTTATGGCTCTTGAGGGAGCGGAGACGGTGCGTGCCGGTGATTTCTATCTGGCTAAAGGGATTAAGGGTGAGTTGTGGCCTTATCCCAAAGACAAGATCCATGAAGTAATGACGCCTGCTGATTAATTCAGCAGGCGTTTTTTTGTTTTTTGTTTATTTCTTTTTCTTGCTCTTGGTGGTGGCTTTTCGCTTTGTCGTTTTCAACTGTTTGGTAAAGACAGGTGGTTTCTCAACCAACGCATCGGGTACCGGCCTTACAGGAACTTCAATGTTGCTTGTTTTGGCATTCAGTTTTTCAGAGTTGATATGCTCCACCATGCCGCCGGTATCGCGCATCAAGTCCACCATGTGCTTGACGAGACGCGCATCGAGGTCTTTCGATTGCTCGTTCTTTCCATCCCAAAGTGCGATGAGGCGGACTTTGTCAATGCCGCGTGAAAGGGATGAATATAACGCCCAGCGATTGTTGCGTTCGTGTACGTTGTCGCCTTCTTTAGGCAGGCCCACCTGATCGGGTTGGTAGAACTCATCCACGAGAGGATGATTGCGCATACGGTAGAAACGCTCCACCCATTGTTCACCGCCCGGGCTGACAAAGTCACGCACATAGGGAGCTTCTGGCGCCGGGAAGTATGCTTGCACTGGCACGCCGCGTTCTGCGCAAAGTTCAACGAAGATAAGCTCACTGCCAGCATCCATGCCCGTGGTCACAGCCAGATCATCAGGCCCAGCTTGATACTTGTTCAAGACCGCTTCAATGGCTTTCTGAATATCTTTTTCTTTCTCAGGTGGGAAGTTGCTGTTCTTCTTCTTTAGGTTATCGATCATGTAGCCTGTGAACAGGAAGACATATCCATCGTGTTGAGTGCGAGTGGATTCTGCTTTGGTGCTTTTTCTATCCATTTCGTGAACTTCTTCAGCTTCCTGTTTCTTCATGCGTCGTATTTCGTCTTTGATGACCTGAATGCCCGCCTGCACAAACTCGGTACGCATTTCAAGTGACTGGAGCATTTCCAGTTGTGCAAGGGAAGATTGCAGGAAGAAAGTATTTCTGCGCGAGGCAGTAAGCGCTTTGCGATAGGCGCGTGTTACTTCCTGAACGTTCTTGGCGGTTAGCACTCTTAATTCGGCCATTGAGACGAGAGTCCAGTAATCGGCTCTGTTGGTGTCAATATAGGTTTCGAGCGCAAAAACTAATGATCCACGTAGCTCGTCGAGTGTGCTTCGCACCCAGCCGATCTCTGGATCAGGGCTGGTTGGGTCTTCATATCTGGATGCGAGGTCCACAAGCATGGTGGAAAGGGTAAGCGCATTGACGCCAGGATAGAACTGATTGAGGTTGATACGAAATCCCCTGAGATATGTATCGATCGCTTGTAAAAGCCAGTGATATGAATCAAAAGCTGTTTGCAGGCGTTTTTCTTTGTCTGAAACCCATTTCCACGATTCAACCCACATCTCTTTGTAGATGCGGCCGAGATAGGATATGGCTTCGCTATCATTGGGTGTGTCAGTAATCAGGTTTTCGATCTTTACGATTGCTTCGTCTACTCGCCCAATGCGATTCAGATGGAACGCTTCTTCGCGTCGGAAGAACGGATTACGCGCGTTGACCTCCAAGCCCTTACGATATTGGTCAAGCGCAAGTTCATTTCGGCCCATGTTGGCCAGGGCTCTACCAGCTTCGGTGATCGCCTCTTCCTTGATGAGGGGATTTCGGATCTCTTCGGTCAAAAGGAGAATATCGCCAATGCGTTTCTGTCTTTGTGCAATGGTCACACGTTGTCTCCACTCGTTATATTCGCGCCAGAATCCGGTCGCCAATGGCGTGCGCAGAGACCTGCGGTCGGGTTCGGCCAACCCGGTCAAGATGTTGAATACCGGGCTATGAATGGCGTCTGCATCTGATGCCCATGTATCGCGTGTAACGCGCGAGATAGCGGCCTTGTCCTTGTCCAAAAATGCGGGATCGGGAATGCCTTCAGGGGTAATGTGATATGGAATCGTGCGGACGTTGAAAATATCGAATGGCATATAGGCGCGGCCTGCCTGAATGTGTACGATACCGCGCTTGCGGAACGAATGGCGGATACCGAGTTCGTAGAATACATTGGCATTGTCGATGCTCATATCCACGATGCAGAGATCAGCCAATAGCAATTCCTGGAACATATCTGTCAGGATATCGCCGCTGGTGGTTTCCTCGTCGGCACGAAACGCTTCAAAGCCCGCCATCTCAAGCGTCGGCTTGATAAGTTGCGTGTAAATCGCGTTGAAGTCATACAGCGAGCCATCGCCTCCTTTTTTCTTCCCAAAAGGCATGATGACAAAGGCGTGCGGACGCATCTCAGGACGAAGCAATCCACCTGCATCTTGATCTTTGTTGGACGCGAGATCAAGGGTTTTGACCTCAGGAGTCTTTTTCGGCTCTTCCGCCGGTTTGGGCTGGGCCTGTTGTTCTTCGGCCTTTTTCTCAGCGACAGCGGGAGCCGTTGCGGGAGTAGTTGCTGGTTGCATGTTTCCTTCTTTCTGAAATCTGAACAGTTTCATATTGATAAAAAGACGAAGGAACGAGGCTAGCCTTTGACCTCATTGGTCTTCGGGTAGCGCATAAGGATGGCATTGAGCTCTTCCTTGGTAGTATCGCGACCGATATCAATGTGAGCAAATTCCTTGGCAATATCAGACAGCGATGACGAAAGAGACGAGACGCGTGCCACGACATTCTCAGCCATTTCAACCGCCGCTTTACTCATCGCTTCCAATTCTTGCTGTACAAGTTCGGAAGATGCTTCCTCGGCCAATGAACCCAACGCAGATTTAACAGTCTCTTCAACTTTCTTTTCTGTGTCTTGCAGGGTTTCCTTTGTTTGATCGACGATGGCATCAGCCATGGCTTGTTTTGTGCGATTTGCCGAATCCACCGATTCTTTGATTACGCGGTTGATAAGACCTGCTTCTTCATCCAGATCAGCTTCCTTCAGCGCCTCCTGCATGGACTTGATATATTCCATGTTTTGTGCCCAGAGTACTTCCTCTGTGCTACGTACCATGCGAAAGAACTCTGCGTCTGTTCGTTCTTCAGGTTCGAGGTTAAGCCAGTGATCGTACATAACCGATAATTCGACGATCACTTTACTGTAATTCTTGACAACCATGTCAACACTACGGAGTTCCTGCCAGCCGAGAAAAGCAGCTGTCAAGGACGCTGTTAACGCAACCCATATACTAAGGTTCCCACCAAAGGCAGCCAAGGCGGCACCTGTCACACCGGCCGCAAGGATTAAGACCTGTAGTCGAATACGCTCATTCTGGTGCACACGCACTTTTCTTCTGTGCCACGCCAGTTGGTTTTCAACACGATATTTGAAATATTCTTCACCGGTTAAATCTTCATAGCCAAAATCGCTCGATGGGTCGCCCGGATAATACCGGGAATGATATTCTCCGGTATATGGTTTTAGGGCCAGCTCGCCTCCCATGCTACGATACAGCTGGCGTTGTATCTCCATCAGCCTTTTTTCTAAATAGGGGCGGCGATCTTTTTGTCCCTGAAGGATCGTTCGGAAGAAGTAGATTTCTTTGAGAACTTCCTCTGCACCAGCGCGCATAACAAGCCAATCACCGCTGGCATAGAATGCCTTGGTAAAAGCAGCCATGGCTGATCCAATCAGAGGAGTAAGCACAAGAAGAATCCTGAATATTAAGCCAATAATGGCTGATGTGTCACCTTCTGGTGGATAAGGGAAAATTTGCGCGAAGATGGCAAATAAGGTGGCAAGAACACCTAATGCTGCTATCCAAATACGCTTGTTCAGGTGAGATTTCGTGCGGGCGGATGCGTTCATATCCAGTTCTGAAAAGCGGGCCCATGCGATCTGCAAGATGGGTATGGTACGAGGTGTTTCAGTTTCCATGACAGGTTCCTCCATGATCGAATCAGAAGTGCTGTTAGTCTTTTTCATTATTTACTCTCCGTCAGTTCGGGACAGGTGTTGCGATACTCTTCGTCTGCAAAATAATTATTCCAATCATCTGGGCTAAGGTTGGATATGAGATGGGAACAAGCGTATTGGATGAGTTCATTGTTGGGTACAAGATGGATGCGCGATACATCCCAGATGCGAACCACTTTACGCGAAACCGTAAACAACTGTGTACCATCGATGGAAAAAGTGACGCTTGTGACCGGGTTGCTTCCGTGTGAGATGCGAGCAAGCTCTTGGTTTTTTGCAACATCCCAAAGATAAGCAAAACCTTGAGAGCCGCCACCGGCCAGCAAGGTACTCTCAGGGTTGAATGCCAGCATACGTGCAGGCCCGATGATACTCATGGCTTGCCCTTTTTGTTTGAAGGTGCTTCCATCAATTTCCCAAAGAATGATGGTTCCTTCTGAACTTCCACTCGCCATTAACTTTCCATCATCACTGATCGCTATGGCAACAATATCGCCAGGTTGATTAAGGCTGACGATTTCCTTTTGTGTTGACCAGTCCCATATCTTGATGCTATCGTGAAGACCAGCGGCCAGAAAGGTTCCCTTTGTGCTGAACGCCATGGAATTTACACCTTCTTGGTTGTCAAGATGAAACTCCTTGGTACCGTCTTGAACATCCCAGAGTGCGATCAAACCATCAACGCCACCAGCGGTTGCTACAAGTTTGCTGTCACTGGTAAAACCAACGGCAGTGACCTTGCCTCCATGTTCGAGTTCATGAACAGTTTCCCCGTTAATGCTGACCAATGTGCCACGATTTTTGGTGGCGTTTTCTGTATCAAGCTCAACAACGGCAACCCATTGTGAATCAGGGCTTGTCGCAGTGTTATAGGTCAGGCTTTTAGCGGTGAGAATGATCTTTCTGT
Proteins encoded in this window:
- a CDS encoding NUDIX domain-containing protein, with protein sequence MTQILYGERIAKQGKIRLGCSAAIFDEQGRVLLTKRQDNGQWCLPSGGVEPGESVAEGCEREVFEETGLSVRVKRFVGVYSHPDQLVIYPDGNKAHIVALHFEAEVIGGELGLSDETSDFGYFTLEEMETLDIIFRHKERIHDTLANIAEAFIK
- a CDS encoding pirin family protein, which translates into the protein MNTNLRTISQTIEPQTAIEGAGVRLLRSFGPKTSNLFDPFLLFDHFAFNDPLEGPMRGFPYHPHRGIETVTYMLEGSTAHRDSLGNEGTIGPGDVQWMSAGRGILHEEMPRRGPSGNIYGFQLWVNLPSHLKMSEPRYQEVNSTTIPTYEKDGVKIRVVTGTVEGVTGPVTDIAASPLYMDVELAPGIEWQFPIPSGHTLITYVFEGEGVFSGETIDAPKMVKYADGDHITVKTENNTVRFMLMAGAPFKEPIVPYGPFVMNTIEEIQQTLKELRNGTFIK
- a CDS encoding PPOX class F420-dependent oxidoreductase, whose product is MNIPSEIKALIESGCPAHLVTLNPDGSPQVTLVWVGVDGEHLVTAHLPKNQKVKNVLRDPRVVISLQANTKSNMELTEYAVLYGEAQVEEGGAPELLQKLAEVYIRPGVKFPPMENPPPGYVIRIRVDKIVGVGPWTGRPV
- a CDS encoding methylglyoxal synthase; this encodes MKHDKKIALVAHDNKKKDLLEWAKYNKTLLAHHELYATGTTGTVLQRELGLKINLLQSGPLGGDQQIGAKIVENEIDFLIFFWDPLEPMPHDPDVKALLRMAVVWNIPMACNRTSADFMISSPLMDAEYDRLVVDYEEYRTRDIVLEDDEVKDQTSEPTL
- a CDS encoding DinB family protein — its product is MTVDRSFIELNNASRERMRKLAEGLTDEQMQTKVGEHWTVSIVYVHLAWWERRTLVVLDMTEKAGKLTYPELDVVINDISLPLWEVIPPRDAVRIALESAEAVDKRLETYPETLLEEVHNQYRRWVFRADHRNEHLGEAETALKK
- a CDS encoding SPOR domain-containing protein; its protein translation is MNIQELEKRLQEEGCNPGYYAIGSRGGASDAHCLTHNGREWQVYYTERGVDSAPEFTSPSEEEACEYFFNFMMKFRHDHCIGVFLSQSLANELQAKLESHGLRPFQDKIPTPVVKEPLYRVWVSGKEIFTVKEVLGTTHITDKPK
- a CDS encoding DNA/RNA non-specific endonuclease: MSDYQGLNRETRYGMPAADQILVNRFYTVGYSYYFRQAKWALEIVDPDDSDVERFDNFRPDLRLPELFRADLADYEASGFDRGHLVASANQAETEIQNSETFLLSNMSPQVPSFNRGIWKELEDAVRKLDAQKEVLETYVICGPIFNFDVPIVTIQPKGNKGVTLPIPHGFFKSILTEDNKGRLSMWTFMIPNEATTKPLSDFLTATKKVERYAGFTLWERLVGNDIEKEKTKVRPMWKL
- a CDS encoding dienelactone hydrolase family protein, whose amino-acid sequence is MYTTDMYEGIIAETVTHSGANGDMINAYFARPLGPGPYPALVLAHHMPGWDEWYRETAFKFANHGYVTLMPNLYIRAGHGTPEDVAAKVRADGGVPDDQAVADLAGAMKYLRGLPYVNGKVGIFGTCSGGRHAYLTACRAPGFDAVIDCWGGRVVIPADQLNEKNPVAPIDYTKDLPCPILGLFGNEDTSPTPEQVNEHEEALKKHGKDYEFHRYDGAGHGFFYYIYSAYRKDQALDGWKKVFAFLEKNLS
- a CDS encoding VOC family protein, producing MSVKYVHTNLVAEDWKKLAKFYTDVFGCVFVPPERDYQGDALDAGTGLTGAHMTGAHLRLPGYGDSGPTLEIYNYEQFEPRPKTVVNRPGFGHLAFEVDDVHEMRKLVEANGGGAVGEIVTLTTKVGSKVTWCYMTDPEGNMIELQSWSK
- a CDS encoding deoxynucleoside kinase: MNKIITIIGPSGVGKTVLAQALAKTGQFSTALEQHAERPFQTLAKQDSRYIFANQMDYLLLRAEQEKGLRYTTQKIGLMDGGLDLDFQGFTRLFLNRNLLSQNEFDLCRRFYLLTRELLPPPELIVRLRTDEETVAGRLSRRKRINIASAEDTALFNSYLDEWLASASSQILELGVTDESIEYPRSVAAIMNTITSW